Proteins from one Acidobacteriota bacterium genomic window:
- a CDS encoding transposase, producing the protein MIRVEKHHIKPDCPFFAEADDLCFRSKNLYNLALYEQRQRFFEVGTVFSYEQLDVRLKTSDAYRGLPAKVSQQVLKQVCQDWTSYFAATAEYARDADKFLAEPKIPKYKPKATGRNVVVYTTQAVSRKALKRGVIHPSQTNLSFPTRIPRTHIQQVRLVPKLNSYVLEVVYELPDV; encoded by the coding sequence ATGATTCGAGTTGAAAAACATCACATCAAACCTGATTGCCCATTCTTTGCTGAAGCGGATGACCTCTGCTTTCGGTCAAAGAACCTCTACAACCTGGCGCTGTATGAACAACGGCAACGGTTTTTTGAGGTGGGAACGGTGTTTTCATATGAACAACTCGATGTTCGATTGAAAACCAGCGATGCGTACCGGGGATTGCCGGCCAAGGTCAGTCAGCAGGTTTTGAAACAGGTATGTCAGGACTGGACCAGCTATTTTGCCGCCACCGCCGAATATGCCCGCGACGCTGACAAATTCCTGGCTGAACCAAAGATCCCGAAGTACAAACCCAAAGCAACGGGCCGAAACGTGGTGGTATACACCACTCAGGCTGTCAGCCGCAAAGCCTTGAAACGGGGTGTGATCCACCCATCCCAAACTAACCTATCCTTTCCAACCCGGATTCCCCGAACCCACATTCAGCAAGTGCGACTGGTGCCGAAACTCAATTCGTATGTGCTGGAAGTGGTCTATGAACTGCCGGATGT
- a CDS encoding hydrogenase maturation protease, which translates to MNSPNNGNQPKKILVAGIGNIFFGDDAFGVEVVGALSMRKLPDGVVVRDFGIRGFDLACALVENFDTVVLVDAISRNEPPGTLFVIEPEINVSVPPRAEIEAHSLNPMKVLDLAHTFGAQLKHVLLVGCEPAFLGSEDEGALGLSEPVAAAVTEAVWLIESLIAKMLTESHGSKAAQSTR; encoded by the coding sequence ATGAACTCACCAAACAACGGTAACCAACCAAAGAAAATCCTGGTTGCGGGCATCGGCAATATTTTTTTCGGTGACGATGCATTTGGAGTCGAAGTTGTTGGCGCTTTATCAATGCGGAAATTGCCTGATGGCGTCGTGGTCAGGGATTTCGGAATCCGTGGATTTGATCTTGCCTGTGCGCTGGTCGAGAACTTTGACACTGTCGTTCTGGTGGATGCCATTTCTCGCAATGAACCGCCGGGTACCCTGTTTGTCATTGAACCTGAGATCAATGTGTCGGTCCCGCCCAGGGCTGAAATTGAGGCTCACAGTCTGAATCCAATGAAAGTATTGGACCTCGCCCATACTTTCGGGGCCCAATTGAAGCACGTTTTACTGGTAGGTTGTGAGCCTGCTTTTCTTGGCTCGGAAGATGAAGGAGCACTGGGCCTTAGCGAACCTGTCGCCGCCGCCGTCACCGAAGCGGTGTGGCTGATTGAGTCATTGATTGCAAAAATGTTGACTGAATCGCACGGCTCCAAAGCCGCTCAATCAACAAGATAA
- a CDS encoding DUF1501 domain-containing protein, whose translation MQKHIFSRRNFLKLTASSGLLAALGQFNLVEAAQVPDYKALVCIFLFGGNDGHNTVIPMATNEYNAYLAKRGSLALTGNKLLPIATTTGGQYALNYGLVELQSLFQQGKLAVMANTGMLYQPTTQQQYQQNAVPLPTQLFSHSDQIVQMQAGIPNASASSGWGGRIADLMQPNNANTTFPTSISFNGSALYVAGQAVPATNLQPGNSLSQYALSNGYPQAAVDARANAQVQIASLANSNRLIAAADKVMRDTQQLNTILQGAGGGTLGTVFPNSTLGNQLKEVARFINLRSQTGTGRQVFFCGLGGFDTHSGQDYQQWDLLRQVSQAMKAFYDATVEMGIPQQVTTFTLSDFGRSLQPSGTGTDHGWGSHYLVMGGGVSGGQIYGTFPILNQADSAYNPNAFADTRGVLLPSTSIAQYGATLAKWFGAADGQLNGLFPELANFSVRDMGFMA comes from the coding sequence ATGCAGAAACATATTTTTTCCCGACGCAATTTCCTGAAACTTACCGCCAGTTCCGGACTGCTTGCGGCTCTTGGTCAGTTTAATCTGGTCGAAGCCGCCCAGGTCCCGGATTACAAAGCGCTGGTTTGTATTTTCCTGTTTGGAGGGAACGACGGCCACAACACCGTCATCCCAATGGCCACCAACGAATATAATGCCTATTTGGCCAAACGAGGGAGCCTGGCGCTGACCGGCAACAAGCTCCTGCCGATTGCGACGACAACTGGCGGCCAGTACGCCCTGAATTATGGACTGGTCGAATTACAATCGCTCTTCCAGCAAGGCAAGCTCGCGGTGATGGCCAATACCGGCATGTTGTACCAGCCGACAACGCAGCAACAATATCAGCAAAACGCGGTTCCACTGCCGACCCAGCTTTTCTCGCATTCCGATCAGATTGTCCAGATGCAGGCCGGCATTCCGAATGCCTCGGCCAGTAGCGGGTGGGGCGGACGCATTGCCGATCTGATGCAACCAAACAACGCGAATACCACCTTTCCGACCTCGATTTCGTTCAATGGATCGGCTTTGTACGTGGCGGGGCAGGCAGTTCCGGCAACAAACCTGCAGCCTGGAAACAGCCTGTCTCAGTACGCCCTCAGCAATGGCTATCCACAAGCCGCCGTGGATGCCCGAGCCAATGCCCAGGTACAAATCGCATCCCTGGCGAACAGCAACCGACTGATTGCGGCGGCTGACAAAGTGATGCGCGACACCCAGCAACTCAACACGATTCTTCAGGGGGCTGGAGGTGGAACGCTGGGGACGGTGTTCCCAAACTCAACCCTTGGAAATCAGCTCAAAGAAGTGGCCCGGTTCATCAATCTGCGTTCCCAGACCGGCACTGGTCGTCAGGTCTTTTTCTGTGGTCTTGGCGGGTTTGACACGCACAGCGGACAGGATTACCAGCAGTGGGATTTACTGCGGCAAGTCAGTCAGGCGATGAAGGCATTTTATGATGCAACGGTTGAGATGGGGATTCCGCAGCAGGTTACGACCTTTACGCTTTCTGATTTTGGGCGCTCGCTGCAACCAAGCGGAACGGGAACGGATCACGGCTGGGGAAGTCACTATCTGGTGATGGGGGGCGGTGTCAGTGGCGGACAGATTTACGGCACATTTCCCATTCTCAATCAGGCGGATTCGGCTTATAACCCAAATGCCTTTGCCGATACCCGTGGGGTGCTATTGCCATCAACGTCCATTGCCCAGTATGGGGCAACCCTGGCGAAGTGGTTCGGCGCCGCCGATGGGCAATTAAATGGATTGTTCCCCGAACTGGCGAATTTTTCGGTGCGTGATATGGGCTTTATGGCCTGA
- a CDS encoding DUF1800 family protein has product MSSQLLYRCLSGVFFALTFCFGSAVPALATTMPPPAPTVSISPTSETLPLKGTRQFSATVMGTPMTTVVWSVNDVPGGNSTVGTISTGGLYTAPAALPPANPVMIKATSVADQTASATSTVTVRYPTPVVQWFSPSKVPLGQSIFTVNGSQFYNGAVVLLDGAPLPTTYVSLTQLKATSNVMQSSSGNITVVNPGPPGAVSTPRLIEFGQGITVAITPSTATVAPAAQQQFTSNVSGTTNTTVYWYVNGGNANGTITSSGLYKAPNAALSRPVTIRAVCAVNSERSATATVTVSNGAPQTISVSISPTSASVQTGATRQFTATVTGSANTAVTWQVNTVTGGNATTGTISSSGLYTAPAAVPAGAVTVTAVSQADSTKKASATVTVTNQPQAVTITISPTSASVQTGATRQFTATVNGSANTAVTWQVNGVTGGNATMGTISTTGLYTAPAAVPAGAVTVTAVSQADSSKQASAGVTITAPPQVVAVTINPTSASVAVGTTQQFTATVTGSANTAVTWQVNGVTGGNATTGTISTSGLYTAPAAIPAGAVTVRAVSVADPTKNASAGLNFVDLQAITVGRFLEQATFGPTPQLTAYVKQVGIQQYLDEQFNAPESVYPNGIASSQGEMTDQFIWHMLTGQDQLRQRVKYALSEIIVISRNKNYYPNMLVPWQQILSKHAFGNYKNLLKEMTLDASMGNFLDMVNSTKPGVAGGANENYPRELLQLFSIGLYQLNPDGSQKLDGAGKPIPTYNQNDIRQLALALTGWTYATASGTPQSPNPNYYPGPMVPLPAYHDTSSKTFLGQTLPANQTMQKDLDDVIEIVFNHPNVGPFLATRMIRYLVTSNPTPGYVARISAVFDDNGQGVRGDMKAVVRAILLDPEARNDNPGNDFGRLRTPLQHHIALLRVLGGTLSQPSQIAYAYTNMGESILDAPSVFGHYSPGFRVPKQTPPLFGPEFQIYGPGELVNRANLLWNWMNYYQTGIWNLQWLFTLGSDHVACVNAVDNLLLYGRMSPGLRQQLLTALQSSQAAGADAKMRALTVLYLTAMSSEYQVAH; this is encoded by the coding sequence GTGAGTTCACAACTTTTATACAGATGCCTGTCAGGTGTTTTCTTCGCCCTGACCTTTTGTTTTGGGTCAGCGGTCCCAGCGCTGGCCACGACGATGCCGCCACCGGCGCCGACTGTCAGTATCAGTCCAACCAGCGAAACCCTGCCGTTGAAGGGCACCCGGCAATTTAGCGCGACGGTCATGGGAACGCCCATGACAACGGTCGTCTGGTCGGTAAATGATGTTCCAGGGGGCAACTCGACGGTTGGTACGATCAGTACCGGTGGCCTCTACACGGCACCTGCCGCATTGCCGCCGGCAAATCCCGTCATGATTAAGGCCACCAGTGTGGCCGACCAAACAGCGTCAGCCACCTCGACCGTGACAGTGCGGTATCCAACTCCAGTTGTGCAATGGTTTTCACCGAGTAAAGTTCCCCTCGGACAATCCATTTTCACGGTGAATGGGAGCCAGTTTTATAACGGCGCCGTTGTACTGCTCGATGGTGCGCCGTTACCGACCACGTATGTATCCCTGACACAATTGAAGGCAACGAGCAACGTCATGCAATCAAGCAGCGGAAACATCACGGTCGTAAATCCGGGTCCTCCCGGTGCTGTTTCAACGCCGCGCCTGATCGAATTTGGACAGGGAATCACCGTTGCCATTACACCCTCAACCGCCACTGTGGCGCCAGCGGCTCAGCAGCAATTTACATCCAATGTCTCAGGTACAACCAACACAACGGTTTACTGGTATGTCAACGGCGGAAATGCAAACGGGACAATTACATCAAGCGGCTTGTACAAGGCGCCGAATGCGGCGTTGAGCCGTCCGGTGACCATTCGGGCCGTATGTGCCGTCAACAGCGAGCGGTCCGCGACCGCAACGGTCACGGTCAGCAACGGAGCGCCACAAACCATTTCGGTTTCAATTTCACCAACGTCAGCTTCGGTCCAAACTGGTGCAACCAGGCAATTTACAGCTACCGTGACTGGTTCAGCCAACACGGCGGTCACCTGGCAGGTCAACACGGTCACTGGTGGCAACGCGACCACCGGCACCATCAGTTCCAGCGGTTTATACACGGCCCCGGCGGCAGTCCCAGCCGGTGCAGTCACCGTCACGGCGGTGAGTCAGGCCGACTCAACCAAAAAAGCCAGCGCAACCGTGACGGTCACAAATCAACCACAGGCCGTTACCATCACGATTTCTCCGACTTCAGCTTCGGTCCAAACTGGTGCAACCAGGCAATTTACAGCTACCGTGAATGGTTCAGCCAACACGGCGGTTACCTGGCAGGTCAACGGTGTCACAGGTGGAAATGCGACAATGGGGACGATCAGCACCACCGGGCTCTATACGGCGCCAGCGGCAGTCCCAGCCGGTGCAGTCACCGTCACGGCGGTGAGTCAGGCTGATTCGTCCAAACAGGCCAGCGCGGGTGTTACAATTACTGCCCCTCCACAAGTGGTCGCAGTTACAATCAATCCAACCTCAGCTTCAGTCGCCGTGGGGACAACTCAGCAATTCACGGCCACGGTCACGGGTTCGGCCAATACGGCGGTCACCTGGCAAGTCAATGGCGTAACCGGAGGCAATGCCACAACCGGCACCATCAGCACCAGCGGGTTGTACACCGCCCCGGCGGCCATCCCAGCCGGTGCGGTCACCGTCAGGGCGGTCAGTGTGGCCGACCCGACGAAAAATGCCAGCGCGGGTCTGAACTTCGTTGACCTGCAGGCCATTACGGTCGGTCGCTTTCTGGAACAGGCTACCTTTGGCCCAACGCCCCAGTTGACGGCCTATGTCAAACAGGTTGGTATCCAGCAATATCTGGACGAACAGTTTAACGCCCCAGAATCGGTCTACCCCAATGGGATTGCTTCGTCACAGGGAGAAATGACCGATCAGTTTATCTGGCATATGTTGACCGGCCAGGATCAGCTTCGCCAACGCGTGAAATACGCCTTGAGCGAAATCATCGTGATTTCACGCAACAAAAACTATTACCCCAATATGCTGGTGCCGTGGCAGCAGATTTTGAGCAAGCATGCGTTTGGCAACTACAAAAATCTGCTCAAGGAAATGACGCTCGACGCCTCGATGGGGAACTTCCTCGATATGGTCAACAGCACCAAACCCGGTGTCGCCGGCGGCGCCAATGAAAACTACCCACGCGAGTTGCTGCAGCTTTTCAGCATCGGTTTGTATCAGCTCAACCCAGACGGATCGCAGAAACTCGATGGCGCAGGCAAGCCGATTCCAACTTACAATCAGAATGACATCCGGCAACTGGCGCTCGCGCTCACCGGCTGGACCTATGCCACGGCAAGCGGCACACCACAGTCACCAAATCCGAATTATTACCCCGGGCCGATGGTGCCGTTGCCGGCGTATCACGATACTTCTTCAAAGACCTTCCTTGGCCAGACGCTGCCAGCCAACCAGACCATGCAGAAAGATCTCGACGATGTGATCGAGATTGTTTTCAATCACCCCAATGTCGGGCCGTTTCTTGCCACCCGAATGATTCGGTATCTGGTGACCAGCAATCCAACGCCCGGCTACGTTGCCCGGATTTCAGCGGTGTTTGATGACAACGGCCAGGGTGTTCGCGGTGATATGAAGGCGGTCGTCCGGGCAATCCTGCTTGACCCAGAAGCCCGCAACGATAATCCAGGCAATGATTTCGGACGACTTCGAACGCCACTTCAGCACCACATTGCCTTACTGCGTGTGCTGGGAGGGACACTGTCGCAACCCTCGCAGATCGCCTATGCCTACACCAATATGGGCGAGAGCATCCTCGATGCGCCATCCGTGTTCGGCCATTACTCACCAGGATTCCGCGTTCCGAAACAAACGCCGCCACTTTTTGGTCCGGAGTTTCAGATTTATGGCCCAGGCGAGTTAGTCAATCGAGCCAATCTGCTTTGGAACTGGATGAACTATTACCAGACGGGCATCTGGAACCTGCAGTGGCTGTTTACTCTGGGCAGCGACCACGTGGCCTGTGTCAATGCGGTTGATAATTTGCTGCTTTATGGACGGATGTCCCCCGGATTGCGCCAACAGTTGCTGACAGCGTTACAAAGCTCCCAGGCTGCCGGCGCCGATGCGAAGATGCGAGCCTTAACGGTGCTCTATCTGACAGCCATGTCGAGCGAATATCAGGTGGCGCACTGA
- a CDS encoding histidine phosphatase family protein → MKPKRIILVRHGESEGNADREMYETTPDYKLNLTSLGRTQALEAGNSIKSIIGNESVYVYVSPYYRTRQTFAEIQKAIGSNIKRSLEDPRIRELDWGHLRHPDENEEIMRERNGFSTFYYRIPDGESGADVYDRVSTFLETLYRDFKKDDYPENTLIITHGMTLRLFLMRWFHWSVEEFEALKNPKNCQIVTMEKMTNKYRLTSELARRT, encoded by the coding sequence ATGAAACCCAAAAGAATTATTCTTGTCCGCCACGGCGAATCAGAAGGAAACGCAGACCGGGAAATGTACGAGACCACACCGGACTATAAATTAAACCTCACCAGCCTTGGCCGCACTCAGGCTCTTGAAGCGGGAAATTCCATAAAGTCAATCATTGGAAATGAATCCGTGTATGTCTATGTGTCTCCCTATTATCGTACACGCCAGACGTTTGCCGAAATTCAAAAAGCCATCGGAAGCAACATCAAACGGTCACTGGAAGACCCACGGATTCGCGAACTCGACTGGGGTCATCTGCGCCATCCCGACGAGAACGAAGAAATCATGCGCGAACGCAACGGGTTTAGCACCTTTTATTATCGCATTCCCGACGGCGAATCAGGGGCTGATGTCTATGACCGGGTCAGCACGTTTCTGGAAACGCTCTATCGGGATTTCAAAAAGGACGATTATCCAGAAAACACACTGATCATCACGCACGGCATGACCCTGCGACTCTTTCTGATGCGGTGGTTTCACTGGAGCGTGGAAGAATTTGAAGCCCTCAAAAATCCAAAGAACTGCCAGATTGTGACCATGGAAAAAATGACCAACAAATACCGCCTGACCAGTGAACTGGCCCGCCGAACCTAA
- the dhaK gene encoding dihydroxyacetone kinase subunit DhaK gives MKKLINSPQTVVPEMLEGLVLLYPGLDGVPGQPVLIRSDIEMVRQQQVSIISGGGSGHEPAHAGYVGSGMLSAAVAGEVFTSPTPDAILGALRVTTGSPGALLIVKNYTGDRLNFGLAAEMFRAQGHFVEMVVVADDVALADSTNHAGRRGLAGTILVHKIAGAAAEAGASVSEVAAEARAAASAVRTMGVALTPCIVPAAGQPGFTLGRDEIELGLGIHGEPGVRREALQSADRLVDELLEPILKDLQLTAGERVVLLVNNLGATPTIELAIVARRALTVIEQRGILVERAYAGTFLSALEMAGVSLSVMRVDDERLRRLDAPTGAPAWPNAAAQPRARQRSKPHLDQSIPEPGKSVGKPVTHAGQVLEQVLSDVCEALIHQAPQFTEMDREVGDGDLGISLARGAQAMRDQLPMIDLDDPTRTLYDLGMTVQRVMGGTSGALYSVFLLRASRLFHEEAQPGLAAWARVFRGASEAIREFGGAEPGDRTMLDALLPAVAAVEAGAARGLTAAETLDRAATEASAGAEATKTMLPRRGRSSYVGERVLGFPDPGAAAVAAWLRVVARAFQE, from the coding sequence ATGAAAAAGTTGATAAATTCTCCCCAGACCGTGGTCCCTGAAATGCTTGAAGGACTGGTACTGCTCTATCCCGGACTTGACGGTGTGCCAGGCCAGCCAGTGCTGATTCGCTCGGATATCGAAATGGTCCGCCAGCAGCAAGTTTCAATCATCTCAGGAGGCGGAAGCGGCCATGAACCAGCCCATGCTGGATATGTTGGGTCAGGCATGTTGAGCGCCGCAGTCGCGGGTGAGGTGTTTACCTCCCCAACCCCGGACGCCATTCTGGGAGCACTGCGGGTGACGACTGGATCTCCGGGAGCGCTTCTGATTGTGAAGAACTACACCGGGGACCGATTAAATTTTGGACTTGCGGCTGAAATGTTTCGGGCCCAAGGCCATTTCGTCGAAATGGTGGTTGTGGCTGATGATGTGGCCCTGGCTGATTCGACCAACCACGCTGGGCGCCGTGGGCTGGCGGGGACGATTTTGGTTCACAAGATTGCGGGAGCAGCGGCTGAAGCCGGGGCTTCGGTGTCTGAAGTTGCGGCTGAAGCACGCGCGGCGGCCTCAGCCGTCAGAACAATGGGAGTCGCACTGACGCCGTGCATTGTACCAGCGGCGGGCCAGCCTGGATTTACACTTGGCCGGGATGAAATCGAATTGGGGTTGGGCATCCACGGGGAACCAGGTGTCCGACGCGAGGCGCTCCAATCGGCTGACCGCCTGGTTGATGAATTACTGGAACCTATATTGAAAGACCTTCAACTGACTGCGGGCGAACGGGTTGTACTGCTGGTCAATAATCTTGGCGCCACCCCGACGATAGAACTTGCCATTGTGGCACGCCGGGCCCTGACGGTGATTGAACAGCGGGGAATTCTTGTCGAGCGGGCATATGCCGGAACTTTTCTTTCAGCACTTGAAATGGCGGGAGTCTCCCTTTCCGTCATGCGAGTGGATGACGAGCGCCTGCGCCGCCTTGATGCTCCAACCGGGGCGCCAGCCTGGCCAAATGCTGCCGCCCAGCCTCGTGCGCGTCAGCGGTCCAAACCACATCTTGATCAATCCATACCTGAACCCGGCAAGTCCGTGGGGAAACCTGTGACCCACGCCGGTCAGGTTCTGGAACAGGTGCTTTCAGATGTGTGCGAGGCGTTGATTCATCAGGCCCCGCAATTCACCGAAATGGATCGTGAAGTCGGCGATGGAGACCTGGGAATCAGTCTTGCCCGAGGCGCCCAGGCCATGCGCGACCAGTTGCCAATGATTGACCTTGATGACCCAACCCGGACCTTATATGACCTGGGAATGACCGTTCAGCGAGTAATGGGCGGCACCTCAGGCGCGCTCTATTCGGTTTTCCTGCTGCGAGCGTCGCGGCTTTTCCACGAGGAAGCACAGCCCGGACTGGCTGCCTGGGCACGAGTCTTTCGCGGCGCCAGCGAAGCCATTCGCGAGTTTGGTGGCGCCGAACCCGGAGACAGAACCATGCTGGATGCACTGCTCCCGGCGGTTGCGGCAGTTGAAGCCGGAGCCGCACGGGGACTCACCGCGGCTGAGACGCTTGATCGAGCAGCTACTGAAGCCAGTGCCGGGGCTGAAGCAACAAAAACCATGTTACCCAGGCGTGGACGGTCGAGTTATGTCGGAGAGCGAGTGTTGGGATTCCCAGACCCAGGTGCAGCGGCGGTTGCCGCATGGCTGAGGGTCGTGGCAAGGGCATTTCAAGAATAA